A region from the Candidatus Manganitrophaceae bacterium genome encodes:
- a CDS encoding argininosuccinate synthase: MEKNKKINKVVLAYSGGLDTSVIITWLKEQYGCQVIAFCADLGQGEDLAEVEKKAKRTGASKVVITDLREVFAKEYIFPMLRANAVYEGTYLLGTAIARPLIAKKQMEIAKKYGAEGVSHGATGKGNDQVRFELSYLSIDPNIEIIAPWRDWEFESRSDLMAYAKRHKIPVTATIKKPYSIDSNLFHTSYEGGILEDPWMEPPESMFMMTTAPENAPDKPVCLEIGFREGNPVSIDGKRYSPGKLIAELNRIGGRHGIGRVDLVENRYVGMKSRGVYETPGGTILHAAHRAVESLTLDREVLHLRDSLISQYAEIIYYGYWFSPERELLQTFFDRAQEGVTGVARLKLYKGSLTLIGRKAPRSLYSKAISTFEKDTCYVQKDAEGFIRLNALRLKLPSRRKH, translated from the coding sequence TTGGAAAAAAATAAGAAGATCAATAAGGTGGTTCTGGCCTATTCCGGCGGATTGGACACCTCAGTCATCATCACTTGGTTGAAGGAACAATATGGATGTCAGGTCATTGCTTTTTGTGCCGATCTTGGCCAGGGAGAAGATCTTGCGGAAGTCGAGAAGAAGGCAAAAAGAACTGGTGCGAGCAAGGTTGTGATTACCGATCTGAGGGAGGTTTTTGCAAAGGAATATATTTTCCCAATGCTTCGGGCCAATGCGGTTTATGAAGGAACTTACCTGCTGGGGACAGCGATTGCCCGCCCTCTGATTGCAAAAAAGCAGATGGAGATCGCAAAAAAATATGGGGCCGAAGGCGTCTCTCACGGTGCGACCGGAAAAGGAAACGACCAAGTCCGCTTCGAGTTGAGTTATCTCTCTATTGACCCGAATATTGAGATTATTGCCCCCTGGCGTGATTGGGAATTTGAATCCCGATCCGATCTAATGGCCTATGCCAAACGTCATAAGATTCCCGTAACGGCGACGATCAAAAAACCGTATAGCATAGATAGTAATCTCTTTCATACCAGCTATGAGGGCGGAATTCTGGAAGATCCCTGGATGGAACCGCCTGAGTCTATGTTTATGATGACAACCGCCCCGGAAAATGCTCCGGACAAGCCGGTCTGTCTTGAAATTGGGTTCAGAGAGGGGAATCCTGTTTCAATTGATGGAAAACGATATTCTCCCGGAAAACTCATTGCGGAATTGAACCGGATTGGGGGACGTCATGGCATAGGACGCGTTGATCTGGTAGAAAACAGATATGTCGGGATGAAGTCAAGAGGGGTGTATGAGACGCCAGGCGGGACTATTCTCCATGCCGCCCATCGTGCGGTGGAGTCTTTGACCCTTGATCGAGAAGTCCTACATCTACGTGATAGCCTTATTTCGCAATATGCCGAGATCATTTATTACGGGTATTGGTTCTCGCCGGAACGGGAACTGCTACAGACCTTCTTTGATCGTGCCCAGGAAGGGGTGACCGGCGTGGCACGACTTAAACTATACAAGGGAAGCCTCACCCTTATTGGAAGGAAAGCGCCTCGTTCTCTCTATAGCAAAGCCATATCAACCTTTGAAAAAGATACCTGTTACGTCCAGAAA